The following are encoded together in the Anaerostipes caccae L1-92 genome:
- a CDS encoding SDR family NAD(P)-dependent oxidoreductase, translating into MELGLSGKTAVVTGGAKGFGRAVCRVLAEEGANVVMNYRSGKDEAEALIRQMNQECPGKVFGFQGDMMEESDRKGLFLAACEQFGGADILVNNAASWTTSMAAKMPEEDFRRVLEMNLTVPFLLSQKLICHLTESGKKGSILNVVSKAGIMGSKRNHSHYASSKAGLIGLTKSLARETAEYGITVNAIAPGYMKTDMLMKSFKDKKDEEEQNKKIPIGRIADPREVANAAVFLVSERASYFTGITFDATGGMLMC; encoded by the coding sequence ATGGAGTTAGGGTTATCGGGAAAGACGGCGGTCGTTACAGGGGGAGCAAAAGGCTTTGGACGGGCAGTCTGCCGGGTGCTGGCTGAGGAAGGCGCCAATGTGGTCATGAATTACCGGTCAGGAAAGGACGAGGCGGAGGCACTGATCCGCCAAATGAACCAGGAGTGTCCCGGAAAGGTCTTTGGATTTCAGGGAGATATGATGGAGGAGTCCGACAGGAAAGGACTGTTTTTGGCTGCCTGTGAACAGTTTGGGGGCGCAGATATCCTCGTGAACAATGCGGCCTCCTGGACAACTTCCATGGCTGCAAAAATGCCGGAAGAAGATTTTCGCAGAGTTCTGGAGATGAATCTGACAGTGCCGTTTCTGCTTTCTCAAAAGCTGATCTGCCATCTCACGGAGTCAGGAAAAAAGGGAAGTATTTTAAATGTGGTTTCCAAAGCGGGCATCATGGGATCGAAAAGAAATCATTCTCATTATGCATCATCGAAAGCCGGCTTGATCGGGCTTACGAAATCTCTTGCCAGGGAAACTGCAGAATACGGAATTACTGTAAATGCCATTGCTCCGGGATACATGAAGACGGACATGCTGATGAAATCTTTTAAAGATAAAAAAGATGAAGAAGAACAGAACAAAAAGATACCCATAGGAAGAATTGCAGATCCTAGAGAAGTGGCAAATGCGGCCGTCTTCCTTGTGTCAGAGAGGGCTTCCTATTTTACCGGTATTACGTTTGATGCCACAGGAGGAATGCTGATGTGCTGA
- a CDS encoding GTP pyrophosphokinase produces MAKIELPDVKDIFLEYRKMQLLYQSALKEIGTKLEILNDEFKFVHKYNPIEHIESRMKSEESIVRKLMKKGQDITVENIERYIDDVAGIRVICSFTPDIYRIVDMISNQDDIEVVKTKDYMVNPKPSGYRSYHMIVKVPIFLSDTVVPTRVEIQIRTVAMDFWASLEHKIYYKYDGHAPEYIRSELRECAEMISYLDSKMLAINEEIHSLKQEDMRR; encoded by the coding sequence ATGGCAAAGATTGAATTACCTGATGTAAAGGATATTTTTTTAGAATACCGGAAAATGCAGCTGTTATATCAGTCAGCGCTGAAAGAGATCGGAACAAAGCTTGAAATTTTAAATGACGAATTTAAATTTGTACACAAATATAATCCGATCGAACATATCGAATCCCGGATGAAAAGTGAAGAGAGTATTGTCCGAAAGCTCATGAAAAAAGGGCAGGACATTACCGTAGAAAACATTGAGAGATATATTGACGATGTGGCAGGGATCAGAGTTATCTGCTCCTTTACCCCGGATATTTACCGGATCGTAGATATGATCTCCAATCAGGATGATATTGAAGTTGTAAAGACCAAAGATTACATGGTCAATCCAAAACCCAGCGGGTACAGGAGTTATCACATGATTGTGAAAGTTCCGATCTTTCTCTCAGATACAGTCGTTCCAACAAGGGTAGAGATACAGATCCGCACGGTTGCCATGGACTTTTGGGCGTCCCTGGAACATAAAATTTATTACAAGTATGACGGACATGCTCCGGAATATATCCGGTCAGAACTTCGGGAATGTGCAGAGATGATCAGTTATCTGGACAGTAAGATGCTGGCCATCAATGAAGAGATTCACAGCCTGAAACAGGAGGATATGCGCAGATAA
- a CDS encoding Rpn family recombination-promoting nuclease/putative transposase encodes MKKSNNISLKNDYAFTQIMKQPKILRGFLSSILHIPPEKIGTIHIKDRHLSKDLLEGKLSILDLYTVVEGTGKINIEMQVLPYTHWDRRSLSYLAKIYTQDLKSGEAYANCVKTIHISILGFNQLADTNYFYSSFHMSEDSRHSLYSDQWEIHVIELPKLNSSKVKEEHKKLYQWACFICAEGEEERAMIEKDPYIEEAIRELELLERDPERMDEYLFRQKNLSDYVTQMEYSRKEGEYTKVIDLVQKKMQRGKTEAEIADALEEDPQTIASICRMIRLYPSSSKEEIYKAWQNKPGTD; translated from the coding sequence ATGAAAAAGTCTAACAATATATCACTTAAAAATGACTATGCTTTCACACAGATCATGAAGCAGCCTAAGATACTCCGGGGATTTTTAAGCAGTATCCTGCATATTCCTCCTGAAAAGATCGGGACCATTCATATAAAAGACCGCCACCTTTCCAAAGATCTTCTGGAAGGAAAGCTTTCCATACTTGATTTGTATACCGTAGTGGAAGGGACCGGAAAAATTAACATAGAGATGCAGGTACTGCCCTACACACACTGGGACAGAAGATCGCTGTCCTATTTAGCAAAAATTTACACTCAGGATTTAAAATCAGGAGAAGCTTATGCCAACTGTGTTAAGACCATTCATATCAGTATTCTTGGTTTCAATCAGCTGGCTGACACCAATTATTTTTATTCCTCTTTTCATATGAGTGAGGACAGCAGACACAGCCTATACAGCGATCAGTGGGAAATTCATGTGATTGAGCTGCCAAAACTGAACTCTTCAAAAGTAAAAGAAGAGCATAAAAAGTTATATCAATGGGCATGTTTTATTTGCGCAGAGGGAGAGGAGGAACGTGCCATGATAGAAAAAGATCCTTATATTGAAGAAGCCATCAGAGAACTTGAATTGCTGGAACGCGATCCTGAACGTATGGACGAATATTTGTTCCGCCAAAAAAATCTTTCAGATTATGTCACCCAGATGGAGTACAGCAGAAAAGAAGGAGAATATACCAAAGTAATTGATCTGGTTCAAAAAAAGATGCAGCGAGGAAAAACTGAGGCAGAGATAGCCGATGCCTTAGAGGAAGATCCTCAGACTATCGCCTCCATTTGCCGTATGATCAGACTCTATCCTTCTTCCTCAAAGGAAGAAATTTATAAAGCATGGCAGAACAAACCCGGCACCGACTGA
- a CDS encoding DUF1062 domain-containing protein: MKNKFLRTVVWEVQYLTPPPAVRYCKKCGRQKEFVSSGQFRVNAQRKYLDVWLIYKCSGCEATWNLTVLSRIHPKAVSRELLDKFHGNDQILAHKYAMNTDLLKRNGCKIGPYDYKITGCAAFDGPVRLHIRSNDASDVKVSAILREKLQLSRKEFEDMLSDGRIQSESEKDLTKCRLGKEILLVIS; this comes from the coding sequence ATGAAAAATAAGTTTCTCAGAACGGTTGTCTGGGAGGTACAGTACTTAACTCCGCCTCCAGCAGTGCGATACTGCAAAAAATGCGGAAGACAAAAAGAGTTTGTCAGTTCCGGACAGTTTAGGGTTAATGCACAGAGAAAATACCTGGACGTCTGGCTTATTTATAAATGTTCCGGCTGTGAAGCCACATGGAATCTGACTGTCTTATCCAGAATCCATCCCAAAGCAGTGAGCAGAGAACTTCTGGATAAATTCCACGGCAATGATCAAATACTTGCCCATAAATATGCTATGAATACAGATTTGTTGAAACGAAACGGCTGCAAAATTGGTCCATATGATTACAAGATAACCGGATGTGCTGCATTTGACGGACCTGTTAGGCTGCATATCAGAAGTAATGATGCATCAGATGTAAAAGTATCGGCAATACTTCGTGAAAAACTGCAGTTATCCAGAAAAGAATTTGAAGACATGCTTTCAGACGGCAGAATACAAAGCGAGTCAGAAAAGGATTTAACAAAGTGCAGACTAGGGAAGGAGATCCTTTTAGTTATCTCATAA
- a CDS encoding CD3324 family protein: MSYKKAKHILPLELLKEIQKYVEGESIYIPRRSDRKKPRGTSAASLKYFQKRNAQIFSEYLAGESQDLLSEKYFLSLKSIQRIIRQEKMIHNM, from the coding sequence ATGAGCTATAAGAAAGCAAAACATATACTTCCCCTTGAACTTCTTAAAGAAATCCAAAAATATGTAGAAGGGGAGAGCATTTATATACCAAGAAGATCGGACAGAAAAAAGCCCCGTGGGACTTCTGCCGCATCTCTAAAGTATTTTCAAAAACGCAATGCACAAATATTTAGTGAGTATCTTGCAGGAGAAAGCCAGGATCTATTATCCGAAAAATATTTTCTGTCTCTGAAAAGCATTCAAAGAATCATCCGGCAGGAGAAAATGATCCATAACATGTAA
- a CDS encoding DNA repair exonuclease has translation MKFIHVGDLHLGACPEAERGWGEERKKDIEQSLSEVIALANEEQADFLFLCGDIFHKKPSLRDLNRLDSFLSQLACTKVFMIAGNHDFIDEESAYLRYRFSADVHLFTERELTRVYEEVQNTYIYGLSYHSREITEPLYDEAGPGKEEGIHILLGHGGDGTHSPIDFHKLKWSGFDYAALGHIHRPEMISEDLIAYGGSLEPLNRTETGRRGIFLGEITDEKKVVRFLPINQKSYVEVRVDLTEDMDEQEILCAAEEEMKLLGENQMFTLFLQGSKRAEIRPDFDLLGAEYRIVDIVDKTRGSCTEESLLESNKDNIIGAVLRRLEGMPEASHFAGEAFEQASRGLYQKRRSEKRESRSAFYIRNIYIDGFGKFCGKELSFVPGLNIVYGPNESGKTTIKEFIVHMLFGLEKSRGIAARSDAYTIYTPVYGGNYGGVMEIAADGHAWLLERRFRAGEKSLHLYDKESGEEGDLSKLYTLSLGAYKDSFCIQEGDIPPSGNLSMELTNYTSNLTGSNTADIKIDLALKALKEKKSLLRRKSREESILLTEKRERYLKAPESGDQGRKPRSIPLFLAAAAVFAAAGFVHLGFFAGCAVFLVLSVLSVQSEKKETTEREDFKEELRRDYQILKEQTDRTEYNINQADAAIQAVLDAAGEFRENLGEQFNKKVSEIVSYLTGGVYEKVKIDESLSFMVKYKNRFIDLKYLSAGTVEQIYLAVRLAAGEILYPKEPVPVLMDDIFGNFDDERTRRALDYLSRHSGRQLILFTCKKELFHQLDRKNQKIHWISLEETRE, from the coding sequence ATGAAGTTTATACACGTTGGAGACCTCCATCTCGGAGCCTGTCCGGAAGCAGAGAGGGGATGGGGGGAAGAGCGGAAAAAGGATATTGAGCAGAGTCTCAGCGAAGTCATTGCGCTGGCCAATGAAGAACAGGCAGACTTCCTGTTTCTGTGTGGGGATATCTTTCACAAAAAACCATCCTTGAGGGATTTAAACAGGCTGGATTCTTTTTTGTCCCAGCTGGCATGTACCAAAGTTTTTATGATTGCGGGAAATCATGATTTTATTGACGAAGAATCGGCATATCTGCGATATCGTTTTTCGGCTGATGTGCATCTGTTCACTGAAAGAGAGCTTACGAGAGTATACGAAGAGGTACAGAATACCTATATCTACGGTCTCAGCTATCACAGCAGGGAAATTACAGAGCCTTTATATGATGAGGCAGGGCCCGGGAAAGAAGAAGGGATTCATATTCTGTTAGGGCACGGAGGAGACGGCACACACAGTCCAATAGATTTTCACAAGCTGAAATGGTCAGGATTTGACTATGCCGCGTTAGGCCATATTCACAGACCTGAAATGATATCAGAGGATCTGATCGCCTACGGCGGCAGCCTGGAACCGTTAAACAGGACGGAGACAGGGCGCCGCGGAATCTTTTTGGGAGAAATCACAGACGAAAAGAAGGTCGTCCGTTTCCTGCCCATCAATCAAAAAAGTTATGTGGAAGTACGGGTGGACCTGACAGAAGATATGGATGAACAGGAAATTCTCTGTGCTGCGGAAGAAGAGATGAAGCTGCTGGGGGAAAACCAGATGTTTACGCTGTTCCTTCAGGGCTCAAAAAGAGCAGAAATTCGTCCTGATTTTGATCTGCTCGGAGCAGAATACAGGATCGTGGATATTGTTGATAAAACAAGGGGTAGCTGTACAGAAGAATCGCTGCTGGAATCCAACAAAGATAATATTATCGGCGCCGTACTGCGCCGCCTTGAGGGGATGCCGGAAGCGTCGCACTTTGCAGGGGAAGCATTTGAGCAGGCATCCAGGGGATTATATCAGAAGCGCCGGTCAGAAAAACGGGAGAGCAGATCTGCTTTTTATATTCGGAATATTTATATCGACGGTTTCGGGAAATTCTGCGGAAAAGAATTATCCTTTGTACCTGGATTAAATATTGTATATGGACCAAACGAGAGCGGGAAGACTACAATCAAAGAGTTTATCGTTCATATGCTGTTTGGTTTGGAAAAATCCAGAGGCATTGCGGCGAGATCTGATGCATATACTATATATACGCCGGTTTATGGAGGAAATTACGGAGGCGTCATGGAGATTGCAGCGGACGGACATGCCTGGCTGCTTGAGAGAAGGTTCCGGGCGGGAGAAAAGTCTCTTCATCTGTATGATAAAGAATCAGGTGAAGAAGGTGATCTCTCAAAGCTGTATACCCTGAGCCTCGGTGCATATAAGGATTCTTTCTGTATTCAGGAAGGGGACATCCCTCCGTCAGGGAATCTCTCTATGGAACTTACCAACTATACATCCAATCTGACAGGCAGTAATACGGCAGATATAAAAATTGATCTGGCCCTGAAGGCCTTGAAAGAAAAGAAGAGTCTGCTGAGACGAAAAAGCAGAGAGGAATCGATTCTTCTGACAGAGAAGAGGGAGCGTTATTTGAAGGCTCCCGAGTCTGGTGATCAGGGCCGAAAGCCGCGGAGTATCCCGTTGTTTTTGGCAGCTGCAGCTGTATTTGCAGCGGCTGGCTTTGTTCATCTGGGCTTCTTTGCAGGCTGTGCGGTATTTCTGGTGTTATCGGTTCTTTCGGTTCAGTCAGAAAAGAAGGAAACGACAGAACGGGAGGACTTTAAGGAAGAATTAAGAAGAGACTACCAAATTCTTAAAGAACAGACAGACCGTACAGAATATAATATAAATCAGGCAGATGCGGCCATTCAGGCTGTTTTAGATGCCGCCGGGGAATTCCGGGAAAATCTCGGAGAACAGTTTAACAAAAAGGTCAGTGAGATCGTCAGTTATCTTACGGGAGGAGTGTACGAAAAAGTAAAAATTGATGAATCACTGTCTTTTATGGTAAAATATAAAAACAGGTTTATTGATCTGAAGTATTTAAGCGCGGGAACCGTAGAGCAGATTTACCTGGCTGTGAGGCTTGCCGCGGGAGAGATTCTATATCCGAAGGAACCAGTTCCGGTTCTGATGGATGATATTTTCGGCAACTTTGATGATGAAAGGACCCGGAGAGCGCTTGATTATTTGAGCAGGCATTCCGGCAGGCAGCTGATCTTATTTACATGTAAGAAAGAGCTGTTTCATCAGCTGGACCGGAAGAATCAGAAAATCCACTGGATTTCCTTAGAGGAAACCAGAGAATAA
- a CDS encoding transglycosylase domain-containing protein, with the protein MAEETKETKKVISKEKKPKKKKKKRKILLKISIVFLLLVVIGWFTIGMKVMKLRAEAKDLVANTSEQTFKATQTSVVYDTNGKVITKLKGEKDVYYLKYKDLPVYAVAAMISVEDNNFYKHNGVDFRGIARAAVSFVTNKGEVTQGGSTITQQLARTVFLTREISWQRKVKEMFVAWGLEKEYSKDQIMEFYLNNVYFANGYYGIQAASKGYFDKDAKDLTMSEAAFLCAVPNAPNMYEPYHHKEKTLTRRDKILKDMYKQNLITKSQRDEALREKITLKKKKTEQKRNYIETYVIHSATKALMEKQGFEFRYVFDSDEDKQDYDEKYNKSYAECKRTLYSAGYQIHTSIDLNAQKELQSSIDNALSGYTEKDKNKVYKVQGAGVCIDNETGKVAAIVGGRYQKNAGLGLNRAYQSPRQPGSAIKPILVYAPAMERGYGPGSIVNDNPMNPKDKHRVRNSGGSYSGSITLRRALEKSSNVATMRLYEEIGPKSALRYLEKMNFKSLDENDYKYYTTCLGGFTYGTTAEEMASGYAALANQGVFRDPTCIVKIEDSDGETVVSNPSKKRTVYSANTASMMSSVLKSVITNGTGRGAKVPNVDTAGKTGTTTDNKDGWFCGYTPYYTTAVWVGRDDSRVMANLSGSGYPKTIWSNFMNELHKEFSGGKKLNSYEGGGGTDMPATGQTTAGTTEKGSTKGTTQTTTQATTQATTQATTQATTQATTAATQQQTGDDRRGAGNDE; encoded by the coding sequence ATGGCTGAAGAAACAAAAGAGACAAAAAAAGTCATTTCCAAAGAGAAAAAACCCAAAAAGAAGAAAAAGAAAAGAAAGATTCTTTTAAAGATCTCCATTGTTTTTCTTCTTCTGGTGGTTATCGGCTGGTTCACCATCGGAATGAAAGTCATGAAGCTGAGGGCAGAGGCTAAGGATCTGGTAGCCAACACTTCAGAGCAGACATTTAAGGCAACCCAGACGAGTGTCGTCTATGATACGAATGGGAAGGTGATCACCAAACTGAAAGGTGAGAAGGATGTCTATTATCTGAAGTATAAAGATCTGCCGGTTTATGCGGTAGCGGCAATGATTTCCGTGGAGGACAATAATTTTTACAAACATAATGGAGTAGACTTCAGGGGTATCGCCAGAGCAGCAGTATCCTTTGTTACAAATAAGGGAGAAGTTACTCAGGGAGGAAGCACGATCACACAGCAGCTGGCAAGGACTGTATTCCTGACTCGGGAGATTTCCTGGCAGCGCAAGGTCAAAGAAATGTTTGTGGCATGGGGTCTGGAGAAGGAGTATTCCAAGGACCAGATCATGGAGTTTTACCTGAACAACGTTTATTTTGCAAATGGCTATTACGGAATTCAGGCTGCCAGCAAAGGCTATTTTGATAAGGATGCCAAGGACCTGACCATGTCAGAAGCGGCATTTTTGTGTGCGGTTCCGAATGCGCCGAACATGTATGAACCCTATCATCATAAAGAAAAGACATTGACAAGGCGAGACAAGATCCTCAAAGATATGTATAAGCAGAACCTGATCACCAAATCTCAGAGAGATGAAGCTCTGAGAGAAAAGATCACACTGAAAAAGAAAAAGACTGAACAGAAAAGAAATTATATTGAAACTTATGTAATTCACAGTGCTACAAAGGCACTGATGGAAAAGCAGGGATTTGAGTTCCGTTATGTGTTTGACTCTGACGAAGACAAACAGGATTACGATGAAAAATATAATAAGTCTTATGCTGAGTGTAAGAGAACCTTATACAGTGCAGGATATCAGATTCATACATCCATTGACCTGAATGCTCAGAAGGAACTTCAAAGCAGTATCGACAATGCTCTGAGCGGATATACGGAGAAGGATAAGAACAAGGTTTACAAAGTCCAGGGCGCCGGCGTCTGTATTGACAATGAGACAGGCAAGGTAGCAGCCATCGTAGGAGGCAGATATCAGAAAAATGCAGGATTAGGCCTGAATCGTGCTTATCAGAGTCCGAGACAGCCGGGAAGTGCAATTAAGCCGATCCTTGTCTATGCTCCTGCTATGGAGAGGGGATATGGACCGGGTTCTATTGTAAATGACAATCCAATGAACCCCAAAGACAAACACAGGGTCCGGAATTCCGGAGGTTCCTATTCAGGAAGTATAACACTGAGGCGTGCATTGGAGAAATCAAGCAACGTGGCTACGATGAGGCTTTACGAGGAGATTGGGCCGAAATCCGCTCTCCGGTATCTGGAAAAGATGAACTTTAAGAGTCTCGATGAAAATGACTATAAGTATTATACAACCTGCCTCGGCGGTTTCACCTATGGAACTACGGCTGAGGAGATGGCCAGCGGATATGCGGCACTTGCCAATCAGGGTGTGTTCAGAGATCCGACCTGTATTGTGAAGATTGAGGACTCTGACGGTGAGACTGTGGTCTCCAATCCATCCAAGAAAAGAACGGTTTACTCAGCCAATACGGCTTCTATGATGAGCAGCGTTTTAAAGAGTGTTATCACCAACGGTACAGGACGGGGGGCAAAGGTTCCCAATGTAGATACCGCGGGAAAAACAGGTACTACAACAGACAACAAGGACGGCTGGTTCTGCGGATATACCCCTTACTACACAACTGCAGTGTGGGTAGGAAGGGATGACAGCAGGGTAATGGCCAACCTGAGCGGTTCCGGTTATCCTAAGACTATCTGGAGCAATTTTATGAATGAACTCCACAAAGAGTTTTCAGGAGGCAAAAAGCTGAATTCCTATGAAGGCGGAGGCGGCACAGACATGCCGGCTACAGGCCAGACAACAGCAGGTACGACAGAAAAGGGAAGTACGAAAGGTACAACCCAGACAACGACTCAGGCGACTACCCAGGCCACAACCCAGGCGACCACTCAGGCAACGACCCAGGCCACAACAGCAGCGACACAGCAGCAGACCGGCGATGACCGGCGCGGTGCCGGAAATGATGAATAA
- a CDS encoding ribose-phosphate pyrophosphokinase, with the protein MRRSDRNFKTLPDGNLGIIAMESCKSLGNLIDKYITGWRGDEAPRYQNMPGYDEYYKESYLLDAGCPRFGSGEAKGIIRESVRGTDLYILVDVLNYSIKYSLCGHQNSMSPDDHFQDLKRLIAASGSKAKRISVIMPFLYESRQHKRSTRESLDCAMMLQELIHLGVQNIITFDAHDPRVQNAIPNSGFDTVQPTYQFVKSLVEQCDGVNFDSDHLMVISPDEGAMQRSIYMANVLGVDVGMFYKRRDYSTIVDGRNPIVAHEFLGASLEGKDVLILDDMISSGESMIDVAKELKARKARRVFCLSTFGLFTNGLDVFDKAVEEGIIEKVITTNLTYQTPELLERDWYVSSDVSKYVALLIDTLNHNGSISELLDPTERIKEYLEKNHL; encoded by the coding sequence ATGAGACGATCTGACCGAAACTTTAAAACCCTTCCCGACGGCAATCTTGGCATCATCGCTATGGAGAGCTGCAAAAGCCTTGGCAATCTGATTGACAAGTATATTACAGGCTGGCGCGGAGATGAAGCCCCCCGCTATCAGAATATGCCCGGATATGATGAGTATTACAAGGAAAGCTATCTGCTGGATGCCGGCTGTCCCCGCTTCGGCTCCGGAGAAGCAAAAGGAATCATCCGTGAATCTGTCCGCGGAACCGATTTGTACATTCTCGTTGATGTGCTGAATTACAGCATCAAGTATTCCCTGTGCGGTCATCAGAACTCTATGTCCCCGGATGATCATTTTCAGGATTTAAAAAGGCTCATTGCTGCCAGCGGCAGCAAAGCCAAGAGAATCAGTGTCATCATGCCTTTCCTGTATGAAAGCCGTCAGCACAAAAGAAGCACCAGAGAGTCTCTGGACTGTGCTATGATGCTTCAGGAGCTGATTCATTTAGGAGTACAGAATATCATTACATTTGATGCCCATGACCCTCGTGTACAGAACGCCATTCCAAACAGCGGCTTTGATACAGTACAGCCCACTTACCAGTTTGTAAAGTCTCTGGTTGAGCAGTGTGACGGAGTCAATTTTGACAGCGATCATCTGATGGTCATCAGCCCGGATGAGGGTGCTATGCAGCGCTCCATCTATATGGCCAATGTCCTCGGCGTCGATGTGGGTATGTTCTATAAGCGCAGAGATTATTCTACTATCGTAGACGGCCGCAATCCTATCGTGGCCCATGAATTTTTGGGAGCTTCCCTGGAAGGCAAGGACGTTCTGATCCTGGACGATATGATATCTTCCGGAGAGAGTATGATCGATGTGGCCAAAGAACTGAAAGCCAGAAAAGCGCGGCGTGTATTTTGTCTTTCTACCTTCGGTCTGTTTACAAACGGACTTGATGTCTTCGACAAGGCTGTGGAAGAAGGTATCATAGAAAAGGTTATCACAACCAATCTTACTTACCAGACACCGGAACTGTTGGAGCGTGATTGGTATGTATCTTCAGACGTGAGCAAATATGTGGCTCTGCTGATCGATACGCTGAACCACAACGGGTCTATCAGCGAACTCCTGGACCCAACCGAGCGCATCAAAGAATATTTGGAAAAGAATCATTTATAA
- a CDS encoding ATP-binding protein, with the protein MSLTNEQYQEIMRMYEANRLSGYNLSRERKREVYAQIPQMRDLDREMAHNAVLLGKQLIASKDHNSMDICRQKNQKLADQKRRLLLDHGYPEDYLDPVYTCPDCKDTGYIGTEKCHCFRQAVIRLIYSDSNMQQILEKENFYRFNDQYYSDKLLEDGRPSPRQNIHAVLKKCRDFIGHFPSRENLLLHGSTGTGKTFLSHCIAKEIMDKGYTCVYVTAFQLFDILTSQAYQKRKDHLPMSYQLIFHCDLLVIDDLGTELNNAFITSQLFHCLNERQLSGKSTLISTNLSMRNLKDRYTERIFSRIIENYTICQIYGEDIRLKKSFSRKP; encoded by the coding sequence ATGTCCCTGACCAATGAACAATATCAGGAAATCATGAGGATGTACGAGGCGAACCGGCTCAGCGGCTACAATCTCTCCAGAGAACGCAAACGTGAGGTCTATGCACAGATTCCTCAGATGAGGGATCTGGACCGGGAGATGGCCCACAACGCTGTTCTCCTGGGAAAACAGCTGATCGCATCCAAAGATCATAATTCAATGGATATCTGCAGGCAAAAGAATCAGAAGCTGGCTGACCAAAAGCGCCGGCTTCTTTTAGATCACGGATATCCTGAGGATTATCTGGACCCTGTTTATACTTGTCCCGACTGTAAAGATACCGGATATATCGGTACCGAAAAGTGCCATTGTTTCCGTCAGGCTGTGATTCGCCTGATCTATTCTGATTCCAATATGCAGCAAATTCTTGAAAAAGAGAATTTTTATCGTTTCAATGATCAATATTATTCTGATAAGCTTCTGGAGGACGGACGTCCTTCTCCGAGACAGAATATTCATGCTGTGCTGAAAAAATGCCGTGATTTCATCGGACATTTTCCTTCCAGGGAAAACCTGCTGCTGCACGGTTCCACCGGCACCGGGAAGACCTTTTTAAGCCATTGTATCGCGAAAGAAATCATGGATAAGGGCTATACCTGTGTCTATGTGACCGCATTTCAGTTGTTTGATATTCTGACTTCCCAGGCATATCAAAAGCGTAAGGATCATCTCCCTATGTCCTACCAGCTTATCTTTCACTGTGACCTGCTGGTTATAGATGATCTGGGGACAGAGCTTAACAATGCCTTCATAACTTCCCAGCTGTTTCACTGCCTGAATGAACGGCAGCTGAGCGGTAAATCAACACTTATTTCAACAAACTTATCTATGCGTAATTTAAAAGACCGCTATACGGAACGGATTTTCTCCAGAATTATTGAGAACTATACCATCTGCCAAATATACGGCGAGGATATCCGTTTAAAGAAATCTTTTTCCCGCAAGCCTTGA